The sequence GACGATGCAGCTCTGGCCGATTGACAATGGAGGTTTGGGATCCTTCCTCTCAGCACCCACTCCTGAAAGAATCAGCGGTGCGCCACGTCGATTGAACCCCGTCGAGATCACTCGCCAAGATTGCTATTCTGAAGTTTATTGTAAAGAAAGTGAAGAGTGAGACAGGAtccgtttattttcaaccggtttatttccaTCAAATTACCCCCACCCCCACGCCCACCCACCGAAACGCGCCCAGCGAACCGGGGAGAGATccattgatttggctaaggtaggaaagaatctattatttgtttgctaaagcaaattgcattaatgggagagatccgttgatttggctaaggtaggaaagaatctattatttgtttgctaaagcaaattgcattaatgaaagagatccgttgatttggctaagataGGAAAGaatcaattatttgttttctaaagaaaattgcattaatgagagagatttgttgatttggctAAGATAGGCGGTTTTGAGTAAAGTTATCTTTACTGTAGACATATAATGACAATTAATCAAGTATCAACATCATAGCATGCTTATTGTGTGGAATGTGTGTCCCAATGTTGACAGAAGGTATAAAAAGATTGTCTTGAAATTATTATTGTCTTGGGAAGATATTGCCCTGAATTCTCATTTCTCATCAGAAATTTAGTATCCATTTTCGTTGATCTTATTTGCAACATGTACAAGTCAGTAATAATCTAAGGGGGTGCCCTACCGGAGAAGATTATGATAGTTGGACAAGAAACTTGATACTGTCGTGTAAGGTAAAGGTAGGAGAAATAGGAGATAAAAGCATGCATGGTGGGAGAAGGAAGTCGAATGTCGCGTGGTAGCTCAGACATGGAGTGTGGAAGAAAGACAATGACAAGATGTATGTATCTACTAGATCATGACCATGAGATATCATCCCATAGAAATGACCTTTGACTCTCATGTCACATGAATTTTCTCTttgtatatatatatttgttaatccgtggcaacgcacggacacTTAGCTAGTAGAACTAAAGTATGTCTAGATACACCTCttttatccattttaatgacaaatatttccggacggaggaaatAGAACACAGTAGTATCAAAGTCGCTCAAATACACAAACATACACCTGGTACAGACATATTTTAAGACGCCCACTGTAGAACCAATGAACGAGACCGAAACAAAGTGTCTAGTTTGAAACCGATTTGTGGTCACAATTTTTTTAACCATTCGATCAATGGAGATAATTATGTACTCAAATTAATCTTGAAGGTCATTTTCTTTTACCTCCGGATAAGGATTCTATGCTTCGCATCCGAGGTaaaagcatctccagccgttggtccCTTAGGAGGCATAAAAATCGAGTGAATTACAAAAAACATCGACACTTCAGGCAAGGTTTGCAAGAACCACAAGTCTTCGAAATTGTGCCAAAAATCATTAATTTTTTgtctattttttttgcaaaaaacactagttgacgGCTTAGACCGTTTTAAGCATgattatgacatgtgggtcccgcaaaAGCTTACGTGGGGTAACGGTTCAGACTAGACGTCGTCAGACTTTTTTGTTTGCAAAAAACTCTATTTCATAAGAAACAAATAGCAAACTCCCATATGTTAAAAAAAACCCGGTCAACTCCCATGGTCGTGCCCGTGCTCTCGggcgccccgccgccggcagcctgCCCTCGCTGTTGGCCAGGCCTCGCGCACACCGCCACCACGCACTCCCCGGCTCCGGCCTCCTTCCCCTTCAACACGCCGGATCCGGCAGAATCCGGCCGAGAAAACGAGCCGCCGCTGCCCATTGGCAGTCCCCGTTGACGGACGCCACCTCACGTACCCCCGCCGCCGGCAGGCCTGCACTCGCCGCCGTCCCTCCCTCCCCGGCTCCGACCTCCTCTCCCTTCCACGCACCGAATTTGACGGAATCCGGTCGGAAAAACAAGCCGCAGCCGCCCCGCCACGACAATGGACCTCGCCGTCGCGCCTGTCCCTCTCAGCCACCTCGCGGAATTCGATCGCGTCATGGCGGTCAAGCACGACGTCGATGGTGGGGACTCAGTCCGCGCGCTGTAGATCCTTTTTCTCCCGGCCTCGCAAGGCTCCCCGCCGCCAACCGCCGTCGTCGTTGACTGATGTCCGAGCCGGCCAACCAGCAACTCACCTGAACCCCCCTGCGGCTGCCGGCAAGCAACTCCCCCGCACCTCCTCTGCGTCGGCCGAGCAGCATCCCCCCGCGCCGGCCGCCGACACTGACCACGAGCCGTTGTCACCTCCATGGAGGACAGACGAGGAGGCAGACAACGGGGTGAAGGGGCTGATTGCTTTTTTCATTTCTGAACGAGGGTGTCTTTGTAAACCTGTATAAATCCCCCTTCTAACACCCTCAAGTGTCAACCGTTACGCCACGTCAGCTTTTACGGGTCCCATTTGTCATAATCGTCATTAAATGGGGTAAAGCCGTCAACtagtgtattttgcaaaaaaattagaCAAAAAATTAGTGGTTTTAGGCACAATTTCGTAGAAGTATGGTTTCTGCAACCCTAGCCTTCAATGTCgatgttttctgcaattcactccaTAAAAATCGctgcctgggggcgagccggcggcaAACTCGACTCTGGGGGCGGTTGGgcacccagtcgtcgcccccaggcgcAGATTTCGGCCCATTATTTAGTCCAATTTTGTCCAAAAAACGGCCCAATATCTGTGTGAATCGGCGCGGTTCGGCGTGTTTCGGCGTGATTTCTCCCATAAATAATTTGACAAATAGAAATCAATTAGTTCATCACATAGTTCAGCGTGGTTCGGCGTGTTTTTTTTGGCGTGTTTCAACAAAtaattcaatacaaattatatagttcaacaaataaaaactcatatttcatcacacgtcattCCCGGCGTCGTCCTTGAGCCTCCATAAgtgctccaccagatcgtgttgCAGTTCTTGATGAACCTGtgagtctcggatctcctgacgcatattgagttagtcagtccaggttgccggtagctggtgatcaactccggcaagaggaccctgcctgtaatatggttctGTGTCAAAtattggctcttcctgctcgctctcaatgatcatgttgtgcaagatgacacagcaagtcatgatctcccacatttgatctttcgaccaggtctgagcagggggaaccggacaacagcaaatcgagattggagcacaccaaatgcccgctcgacatccttcctgcaagcctcctgaacctttgCAAAGAAGGCGTTCTTACCTCCTGGCACtaggtttgagatagtcttcacaaatgtcgaccatctcggatagatgccatcaactaggtagtaccccttgttgtagtgccgcccattgacctcgaagttcaccggaggagaatgatcttcaacaagcttggcaaagacaggggagtactgcaggacgttgatgtcattgtgagttcctggcatcccaaagaaagagtgccaaatccaaaggtcttgtgtggccactgcctcaagtaccacactgcaaccgtaTTTGACGCCTTTGTacaacccctgccaagcaaatggacagttcttccatttcgaatgcatgcagtcgatccttccaagcatcccaggaaatcctcttgttgcattctgtgctaggatccgagcagtgtcttccgcattgggtgttcgcaagtattgtggtccaaacactgccaccactgccctgtggaacttgtagaaacactcaatggtggtggactcggccatgcgcccatagtcatcgagtgaatcaccgggagctccgtatacaagcatcctcatagttgtcgtgcacttctggattgaggtgaatccaagtgtgcaggtgcaatccttcttgcagttgaagtagtcggagtagagcatgcagtagccttccagatgatgtcggttctttgctttcacccgtccaggcgccgagccacctcgtcgCGGCTTTTCACTGCTCGCGAGTAGGCCGGCGAGGgaggcgagcaccatgagatgctcctgctcctggacgtcggcttcggcttcctcctccaacaacgccgcgagcgcctcctcgCCTTCCGAGTCCATTGTCGGGCCGGGCAAATCACCGAACACCTTGCGGCGAGGTAGGCGCAAACCCGCCGGTGTACAGGCCCTGCGCGGCCAGAACGCCGGAAAAGTTGCCTGGATGGCGGTGGAGAGGCTGCCTCGGCGAAACCTTTTcttttttccggcggggaatggtcTATCTAGCTGTGGTGGGCGGTGGACGGCGCCGGGATAGGCAGGGTGACGGNNNNNNNNNNNNNNNNNNNNNNNNNNNNNNNNNNNNNNNNNNNNNNNNNNNNNNNNNNNNNNNNNNNNNNNNNNNNNNNNNNNNNNNNNNNNNNNNNNNNNNNNNNNNNNNNNNNNNNNNNNNNNNNNNNNNNNNNNNNNNNNNNNNNNNNNNNNNNNNNNNNNNNNNNNNNNNNNNNNNNNNNNNNNNNNNNNNNNNNNNNNNNNNNNNNNNNNNNNNNNNNNNNNNNNNNNNNNNNNNNNNNNNNNNNNNNNNNNNNNNNNNNNNNNNNNNNNNNNNNNNNNNNNNNNNNNNNNNNNNNNNNNNNNNNNNNNNNNNNNNNNNNNNNNNNNNNNNNNNCTGTCGAAAAACGGGTCGATTCGGCGGAATTCGGCGTTTTGAGATACACTGGGGCGTTTTTTAACGCCTCGGAAGggttagagatgctctaagacGTGAAGAGAGATGACGCAGACTCGCCGAGTATATAATCCGGCCGACAACTCTCGTTTTCTCTCGCGTGCGCATGCATGAACATGGAGCATGCACCAGTGGAAATACTCCACGTGTAGGCCGCGCCCTCGTCCCTCTCCCGTCCATGCATGAAGCAGGGCAATACATGCAACCACGAAGAGAGGATAAACGGAAACGGAGGGTGGAAGGGGACGAACCAACAAATCATTGGCTTCGATAGTCGTCACGTTTTCCCGGTCGCAAAAGCCGATTCTGCTTGTCGATCGGCTGCTGGTTCTCCGCCGCGTCCATCGTCTTCGTCGTCGGCCGATATCCGTTGCAGTTAATCGCCGCCGGCATGTTGTCTCCTGCATGCACCGCGTGGTGATCGAGTGGCAAGAATGAGGATGATACCGCAGCATGCAGCCGCCTCCGCCCTAGCTCCGATGGAGGAAGGCCATGTTctccggctgcggcggcggccatAGGTCCCCTTTCACTGAAGACGACGGTCGACGCAAGGACAAGTTCGTGAGGTTGGAGGATCGCCACCATGGACGGCCCCGGCAGCGGCCACCAGATGGACAGCTACTTCTCCCGCGCCCCCAAGATCCGGTCCCGGTCCATCCGCATGGCGGCTGCCGGCGTGATGAGCCAGTCGGAGCGGCTCAAGAACATCGGGCGCCGTGTCTTCCAGGAGGACCTTAAGAGCATCTCCCTCAAGATCTACGACCCGCAGGACCCGTTCCTGATGCGCATGAACCGCCTCTTCGTCTTCTCCTGCATCATCTCCGTCGCCACCGACCCGCTCTTCTTCTACCTCCCTTCCGTCAACGTGACCCAGAGCAACACATGCATCGGCTTCAAACGTGAGCTGGCCGTCGCTGCCACCGCTGTGCGCACCGCCATCGACTTCTTCTACCTGGCGCGGATCGTGCTGCAGTTCCACACCGCCTTCATCGCGCCGTCGTCGCGGGTGTTCGGCCGCGGGGAGCTCGTCGTCGACCATGGTGACATAGCGCGCCGCTACCTCCGCCGCTTTTTCATCGTCGACCTCCTCTCTGTGCTCCCCCTGCCACAAATCCAGATGTACAAGTTCTTCATGAAGCCCAAGAACGCGGACCTGCTTCCCATCAAGACGGCGCTCTTCTTCAACGTGCTCACCCAGTACTTGCCCCGCCTCCTCCGCTTCTACCCTATCACCGCCGAGCTCAGGCGCACCACCGGCGTCTTAGCAGAGACTGCCTTCGCCGGCGCCGCCTTCTACCTCCTCCTCTACATGCTATGCTCCCACATGGTGGGTTCCTTCTGGTACCTCCTCGCCGTCGAGCGCCTCGACGACTGCTGGCGCGAGAAGTGCGCGGGGCTCAAGTTCCACCAGTGCAGGATATACATGTACTGCGGAGGGAAACAAGAGGGCGATGAGGACGACTTCATGAAGTGGCGGACCATGATCCGGCAGGTGCTCGCGCAGGAGTGCGCGCCTGTGGACAACAACGGCACGGGTTTCAGCTACGGCATCTATACCTCCGCCATGACCTCAGGGGTCACCCACACTAATGATCTCGTCCCGAAGATTCTCTACTGCCTGTGGTGGGGTCTCCAGAACCTCAGCAGCGGCGCCCAGGGGCTGGAGACCACGCACTACAAGGGGGAGGCCCTTTTCGCCATCATCCTCGCCGTCTTCGGCCTCATCCTCATGGCGCTGCTCATCGGCAACATGCAGACGTACCTCCAGTCCATGACTCTGCGTATGGAGGAGATGCGGCTCAAGCGGCGGGACTCGGAGGAGTGGATGCGCCACCGCCACCTCCCCGATGACCTCCGGGAGCGTGTGTGGCGACACAACCAGTACAAGTGGCTGGAGACGCGGGGCGTGGACGAGGACGGCCTCGTGAGCTGCCTCCCCAAGGACATCCGGCGGGACGTCAAGCGCCACCTCTGCCTCCGCCTCGTCCGTCGCGTGCCGCTCTTCGCCAACATGGACGAGCGCCTCCTCGACGCCATCTGCGAGAGGCTCAAGCCCAGCCTGTGCACGGAGACCACCTACGTGGTGCGGGAAGGGGAGCCCGTCGACGAGATGCTCTTCATCATCAGAGGCCGGCTCGAGAGCTCCACCACCGACGGGGGCCGCACGGGGTTCTTCAACAAGGGGCTCCTCAAGGAAGGGGACTTCTGCGGCGAGGAGCTCCTCACATGGGCGCTGGACCCAAAGGCTGCGGCGAACCTGCCGCTGTCCACTCGTAGTGTCAAGGCGCTCTCCGAGGTGGAGGGCTTCGCGTTGCACGCCGATGAGCTTAAGTTCGTCGCGGGGCAGTTCCGGCGCCTGCACAGCAAGCAATTGCAGCAGACCTTCAGGTTCTACTCGCAGCAGTGGCGCACCTGGGCGTCGTGCTTCATCCAGGCCGCGTGGAGGAGGTACGAGAAGCGGAAGGCGGCAGAGCAACggaggcgagaggaggaagagatgtACGCCGCCGAGATGGCGTCTGCGTCGTCGTCGAGCCAGATCACGACAGCGTTCCTCGTGTCGAGGTTCGCCAAGAACGCCATGCGCGGCGTGCAACGCCAGCGGTCGCTCGAGGAGGAGAGGCTCATTCTGCTGCCCAAGCCAAAAGACTAACGCCAGCGGTCGCTccaggaggagaggaggaagagatgtactcatcttgttttgatatgtgtgatgttactcatattaTGAGTAACTAGTTGTGCTACCACATGCCTATTTTAAATTAATTAATTGTCATATTATCTACTTTGTCTAGATATTTGTAATGTTATCATCTATGTTAATCTTACTGTCGGTAGTCTCAAAGCCGGACTTTGGCAAAAACAACTATTAATTTTTTATGTCCTGCATGTGCTATTGCACTGGTATTGAAACATATGTGTATCATTGAATTAAGACATGTACACGAATTATCAAACTGACATGATATATACAAACATAAAGAGCAATGGGAGAATGTAATGCACATTTGCTTCACAGAGATACCtaataaattaaattaattaatatgTGAAGTGTTGGAAAGCATAGAAtgcaatttccaaaaaaaaattacACTCATGCAAGAtttatctagaagatgcatagcaacgagggggagagtgtgtccacgtaccctcatagactgaaagcggaagcgttaacttaatgcggttaatgtagtcgaatgtcttctcgaatcaaccgatcaagtaccgaacgtacggcacctcagagttctgcacacgttcagctcgatgacgtccctcgaactcttgatctagtagaggtacgaaggagatgatttccgtcagcacaacggcgtgatgacggagatggtgatgtgatccgcgcatggcttcgcctaagcactacgacaatatgacccgaggagtaaacggtggagggggcaccgcacacggctaagacaattgatgtgcttgggggtgccccatgcccccgtatataaaggagggagaggggagagggccggccagggcacgcccccaaggggggagtcctactaggactcccaatccaATTCagaccccccccccttccttttcggaggggaaaaagggagaagggagagagagggagaaggaaagggggtcgcgccccctcccctagtccaatccgGACTCCCCATGGTGGGGCTCCACCTCCTGTGGCCTGTCTCCTCCTCTCccccatggcccatgaggcccattacttctcctggggggttccggtaaccctcggtaccctgaaaaatacccgaaacactccggaactagtccggtgtccgaatataaccttccaatatatcaatctttaccgctcgaccatttcgagactcctcgtcatgtccgtgatcctatccaggactccaaacaaccttcgatcaccaaaacacacaactcgtataatacatatcgtcatcgaacgttaagcgtgcaccAGGGAGATGCTGCCTCCgctctgggaagacgccgcgcaccagggagatgCTGGAGAGGGACTGCCGGAATACTGGCctcaggagggattattagttttagtattgttcgttttcaattttatgcattgtacctagtagttaagtatcatcacgtatatgtgatgatattatatatattctgtgatgaactaatgaacaattaatattatatatattatgaatttcattttctatctgtttttgtatactgaTTTGAATCTAACTGTTATCATCCTCATATACATAATGAAAAGCGTATAAACACACACTGAAACAAAACATATAAGAATGAAAAACAGAGTACACACGTtgaacagagcaataaacagagcaatagtatgattgctgtgaatacatagctatccacgtcgaaaaaactcaacaaaataaaacgcgtccatgagaccatgaccagcagcccttgcctacggtagcttttggctctacctgaactcgtgcaggcattcgtccaagcggtcgacacgctcgcggtgcatctggagcgcgatctcgagctctaagttggctatttcatcggagatcaccacctcgaggatgcgactgccatgttcctctactgcgcccaggtggacacctgggccaaggaggcggtcgagcctatcgACCAGCACGTTGAcatctgcggcgcgccatcgatcacgttgtgcggcgagctgcagcctctcggcgctgacatgcctatcttgatccgcggcgctgaagcgccatgcgcctaaggtctgctcaaccctgccaatgacgcgcatcacggcgtcgtccatcgtgTTGTCGGGGAGCGTCgcagcctcgacgggccgtggtgccttctggttttcctcgtcgacgaggttgatggcagaggcgacgctttggtgcgttggcatgcttggaaaaggtggatgtgctacatgctgcgcttgttgcctccgtgcgtcgtgccgcgcctaggtttatgtgcaatatcgctgggtggcgggaaacaggtgaggaaatggcgggaaacagtgGCATGTTCATagaatgccatcaattaatggaaacttacaaTATAAAGGAATATCAAggtagcacaagaagtagatgatgatgagatgaacacggaccacactagggaacccttcggtgatgaattcatcaatcgcaaatggttgtacactagcaagcgttttctcacaacacacacggcttattccatcacaaacaggtcggacggatcaactgtatgccacgtatacacattgtcaaaaagtaatgcggtagaccttctttaacatatgttaaaaaataaaataaaaataaaaaacaaggacctcgaggttaaattagctgagggaatgggtcatttcAGTCATTTGAccgatatgacccatcctatcagttaatttaacatcaacacaacttttcatccagtcacccatctgatggctgctccagcctgagcacacttaacttgagagttctcttagatgagctactggtggaacagctagtccttgctgatataggatgcctctttgcATCCTTACGGCGTATCCGAATGACCGCCCGTCCCTCGATGGCCAatacatgttgtgtagacagagcatatcacatacgtcttattagaagcaaacATATATGTTATTATCggccttcgcacacatttctgattacagacctgtttgccacgtatcacacacatcttgttatattgaaccgtttatgttctcttgtctcaacgcaaacagttcatccgagtgaaccgtatgctgtatatcgcacacacaccttgatctggctgactgtttcttttgtgttgcctaatcacaaacagttcatccgagtgaaccgtatgttgtgtatcgcacacgccttcatctggattcccgtttcttttgttcctcctcatcgcaaacagttaattaaactgaatcgtatgccctgcatcgcacacacaactaaaatctgaaccgtgtttgatgcatccatcatcgcaaacattttgcacattttagacggttctctgacaccaccgtttgcgatgattgcatcgcacacagtttctcgaagggtctctgatc comes from Triticum aestivum cultivar Chinese Spring chromosome 5B, IWGSC CS RefSeq v2.1, whole genome shotgun sequence and encodes:
- the LOC123112125 gene encoding probable cyclic nucleotide-gated ion channel 5 (The sequence of the model RefSeq protein was modified relative to this genomic sequence to represent the inferred CDS: added 162 bases not found in genome assembly), producing the protein MDVPGSGHQMDSYFSRAPKIRSRSIRMAAAGVINRSERLKNIGRVFQEDLKNISLKIYDPQDPFLMRMNRLFVFSCIISVATDPLFFYLPSVNVTQSNTCIGFKRELAVAATAVRTAIDFFYLARIVLQFHTAFIAPSSRVFGRGELVVDHGDIARRYLRRFFIVDLLSVLPLPQIQMYKFFMKPKNADLLPIKTALFFNVLTQYLPRLLRFYPITAELRRTTGVLAETAFAGAAFYLLLYMLCSHMVGSFWYLLAVERLDDCWREKCAGLKFHQCRIYMYCGGKQEGDEDDFMKWRTMIRQVLAQECAPVDNNGTGFSYGIYTSAMTSGVTHTNDLVPKILYCLWWGLQNLSSGAQGLETTHYKGEALFAIILAVFGLILMALLIGNMQTYLQSMTLRMEEMRLKRRDSEEWMRHRHLPDDLRERVWRHNQYKWLETRGVDEDGLVSCLPKDIRRDVKRHLCLRLVRRVPLFANMDERLLDAICERLKPSLCTETTYVVREGEPVDEMLFIIRGRLESSTTDGGRTGFFNKGLLKEGDFCGEELLTWALDPKAAANLPLSTRSVKALSEVEGFALHADELKFVAGQFRRLHSKQLQQTFRFYSQQWRTWASCFIQAAWRRYEKRKAAEQRRREEEEMYAAEMASASSSSQITTAFLVSRFAKNAMRGVQRQRSLEEERLILLPKPKD